In Deltaproteobacteria bacterium, the sequence CGAAAATTTCCACACGATTACCGAATTATTTTAGTGGATGACGGTAGCCGTGACGATACCTTGAAGATGGCGACATTGTTGAAAGAGACGATGCCCGTGGAAACACTGGTTCATCCTGTTAATAAAGGTTTGGGGGAGGCATTGAAGACCGGACTTGTTTATGCCACCAACTTGGCCGGAAATTCCGACGTTATCATTACAATGGATACCGATAACACCCACGACCCCGATTTGATGCCGCAAATGCATCGCAAAATTTTGGAAGGATGCGACATGGTAATTGCTTCCCGCTATGTCAAAAACGGACGTGTGATCGGAGTTCCTCACCTACGGCGCTTTTTGGGACGTGCGGCTTCTCTTTTATTTCGCATTTTTTTTCCGATCACTGGAGTCAGGGATTATACCTGCGGATACAGAGCCTATCGGGCGACGTTGCTAAAGAAAGCCTTCCAAGAATACGACAACATATTTATTTCCCAATCCGGTTTTTCCTGTCAGGTGGACATTCTTTTGAAGTTGCGCCGTTTTAAACCTTTCGTTTGTGAAGTCCCGATTGTCCTGAAATATGACGAACGTCGGGGATTATCCAAAATGAAAGTTGGCAAAACGATTCGGGAAACTTTGTTGTTATTCTTTCATCAACTTTTCACTACCTGAAAGTTTCAATTCATAAAGCCGGTAATTTTTGAAATTGGCAACGGGCTTCAAGTCAAACGCGTCGGACAATTTTTCATACTCCTTTTTAAAATTTTCCTTTGAAAATCGGGACAGGTAGATTCGTTCGCCTTTTGCGAGCAGTGTCTTGATTTTATCGGGATGATTCGTGGCACCCCACAAGGCGGGAGGAAGTGTCTTTCCGTGAAAATAGAGTAACCGGTCGGCGTAAAGGATATCATCTGAGAGGGCGATGGTTGTGATCTGCTTGGGGCTTCCAATAAGATGCGTCAGAAGAATGGCGTCGAAATCGGTGATGAAAAAATTTTTTTGCGGTACATTTTTTTCGATCATTTGCAGAAAATCCCGCCGGTTTGTTTCAAAGGGTTGATGGGAAAAAGTGTAGGCAAAAGGGATGAAGGCCAGATTGGCGATGAGGAGTCCTCTCATAGGAATTTTTTTAAAGATGGCGACAATGCCTTTGGCGGT encodes:
- a CDS encoding glycosyltransferase; this translates as MIFVVLPAYNEQKSIPLLFERIGSTFRKFPHDYRIILVDDGSRDDTLKMATLLKETMPVETLVHPVNKGLGEALKTGLVYATNLAGNSDVIITMDTDNTHDPDLMPQMHRKILEGCDMVIASRYVKNGRVIGVPHLRRFLGRAASLLFRIFFPITGVRDYTCGYRAYRATLLKKAFQEYDNIFISQSGFSCQVDILLKLRRFKPFVCEVPIVLKYDERRGLSKMKVGKTIRETLLLFFHQLFTT